In Haloplanus rubicundus, one DNA window encodes the following:
- a CDS encoding sensor histidine kinase: MGLVTMSIAAKWLRRDPGRVGMWVLWTAFTSAYIVFFYLYNDAREIADAELDGYLEVILLGIPLMVTFAATVWMSESDVDRSLHYRVVVWTVGVSVLFLVAVTTALFVLDPQYDRGEHLLMLLMSAGFGASMGAVTGIVEARSVHYGRAQERARVEARRRRREQRRLEYLNQYLRHEVLNEVNKINGYADLVAARLDDDDAREWVEVIEQSSAEVGTFIASIRSIMTDDTENLHIRPTDVTAVAETTADRVRTTGDGTDVVVDAPGPVYAAAGDLLDRVFVNLVENAVEHCADPSVRITVRSQGDSVTVSVRDDGPGIPDDARETLFDPPEAGDHGYGLFLSQHLVELYGGRLELDETGPDGTAFSMRLDAAEAPDCPNPETAEGRKTAAT, encoded by the coding sequence ATGGGTCTCGTCACGATGAGCATCGCCGCCAAGTGGCTCCGGCGCGATCCCGGACGCGTCGGCATGTGGGTGCTGTGGACGGCGTTCACGAGCGCCTACATCGTCTTCTTCTACCTGTACAACGACGCCCGGGAGATCGCGGACGCGGAGCTCGACGGCTACCTCGAGGTGATCCTGCTCGGGATACCGCTGATGGTCACGTTCGCCGCGACCGTCTGGATGTCCGAGTCGGACGTGGATCGATCGCTTCACTACCGGGTCGTAGTGTGGACCGTCGGCGTCTCGGTGTTGTTTCTGGTGGCGGTGACGACGGCGCTGTTCGTCCTCGACCCGCAGTACGACCGCGGCGAACATCTGCTCATGCTGTTGATGTCGGCGGGATTCGGGGCGTCGATGGGCGCGGTGACTGGCATCGTCGAGGCGCGGTCGGTTCACTACGGGCGGGCCCAGGAGCGCGCCCGGGTCGAGGCTCGTCGCCGTCGGCGCGAACAGCGGCGACTCGAGTATCTGAACCAGTATCTGCGCCACGAGGTGTTGAACGAGGTGAACAAGATCAACGGTTACGCGGATCTGGTGGCGGCCCGTCTGGACGACGACGACGCCCGCGAGTGGGTCGAGGTAATCGAACAGTCGAGCGCCGAGGTTGGCACGTTCATCGCGTCGATCCGGTCGATCATGACCGACGACACCGAGAACCTCCACATCCGCCCAACCGACGTAACCGCCGTCGCCGAGACGACGGCCGATCGGGTGCGGACGACCGGCGACGGCACGGACGTCGTCGTCGACGCGCCCGGTCCGGTGTACGCCGCGGCCGGCGACCTGCTCGACCGGGTGTTCGTCAACCTCGTCGAGAACGCCGTCGAGCACTGCGCCGATCCGAGCGTCCGGATCACCGTCCGCTCCCAGGGCGACAGCGTCACAGTCAGCGTCCGCGACGACGGCCCGGGCATCCCCGACGACGCGCGCGAGACGCTGTTCGACCCGCCGGAAGCCGGTGACCACGGCTACGGCCTCTTTTTGAGTCAGCACCTCGTCGAACTGTACGGTGGCCGTCTCGAACTCGACGAGACCGGACCCGACGGCACGGCGTTCTCGATGCGACTCGACGCGGCGGAGGCGCCCGACTGCCCGAATCCGGAGACTGCAGAGGGTCGGAAGACCGCGGCGACGTGA
- a CDS encoding DUF5809 family protein: METEGVFAPETLEDAREAYESVGPAAQTVVRETATAMDFDSEEYRERVTSDVVETARDALFASLLVVHVGDFESFADWRADAAVEVTLLGSEDVDNVVWHVAPFADAAVAATYQNERDAAAATCRRSAFGRLYRDAL; encoded by the coding sequence ATGGAGACCGAAGGTGTGTTCGCCCCCGAGACGCTCGAAGACGCCCGCGAGGCCTACGAGTCGGTCGGCCCGGCGGCACAGACGGTCGTCCGCGAGACGGCGACGGCGATGGACTTCGACAGCGAGGAGTACCGGGAGCGTGTGACGAGCGACGTGGTGGAGACGGCGCGGGACGCGCTCTTTGCCTCGTTGCTGGTCGTCCACGTCGGGGACTTCGAGTCGTTCGCGGACTGGCGTGCCGACGCCGCGGTCGAGGTGACGCTGCTCGGCAGCGAGGACGTGGACAACGTCGTCTGGCACGTCGCGCCCTTCGCGGATGCGGCGGTGGCAGCCACCTACCAGAACGAACGCGACGCGGCGGCCGCGACGTGTCGGCGGTCGGCGTTCGGGCGGCTCTACCGCGACGCGCTGTAG
- the rimI gene encoding ribosomal protein S18-alanine N-acetyltransferase encodes MATPPESADVTIRDAERSDLESVVAIERAAFDQPWPYTAFERFLGESGFLVAVKDREVGHRPRTDTVVGYVVGDVTPNFGRDIGHVKDLAVADAARRCGIGRSLLVQSLAALAVDGAEVVKLEVRESNDPARTLYRDVGFDVARRVSRYYRDGEDALVMVLDVAAWRGSDAGEAEP; translated from the coding sequence GTGGCCACTCCCCCCGAATCCGCCGACGTGACCATCCGCGACGCCGAGCGGTCGGACCTGGAGTCGGTCGTGGCCATCGAACGCGCTGCCTTCGATCAGCCGTGGCCCTACACCGCCTTCGAGCGCTTTCTCGGCGAGTCCGGCTTCCTGGTGGCCGTAAAAGACCGCGAGGTGGGACATCGACCACGCACCGACACCGTGGTCGGCTACGTCGTCGGCGACGTGACGCCCAACTTCGGCCGCGACATCGGGCACGTGAAGGACCTCGCCGTCGCCGACGCGGCCCGCCGGTGCGGCATCGGTCGCTCGCTGCTCGTCCAGTCGCTCGCCGCCCTCGCCGTCGACGGCGCCGAGGTGGTGAAACTGGAGGTGCGCGAGAGCAACGACCCCGCCCGGACGCTGTATCGCGACGTCGGCTTCGACGTCGCCAGACGCGTCTCGCGATACTACCGGGACGGCGAGGACGCCCTCGTGATGGTGCTCGACGTGGCGGCGTGGCGGGGGTCGGACGCCGGGGAAGCCGAACCCTAA
- a CDS encoding NUDIX hydrolase, whose product MTDHDWPVIESVTEYETGWYTGGYDLVEQPDGSTKRYYWAELPPAAVVVAVVDDRLLFVEQFRPTIRETQLELPAGIVEDGESFTTAAARELQEETGFAPDSTALLDDFWTCTGVLRHRRGIVFAEGLTPAARDLDGNEFLTVRTVPVADALDVARAPPTNDATIEGVLLAREEGLL is encoded by the coding sequence ATGACCGATCACGACTGGCCGGTAATCGAGTCGGTGACGGAGTACGAAACCGGCTGGTACACCGGGGGGTACGATCTGGTCGAACAGCCCGACGGGTCGACGAAGCGCTACTACTGGGCGGAGCTCCCGCCGGCGGCGGTGGTGGTCGCCGTCGTCGACGACCGACTCCTCTTCGTCGAGCAGTTCCGGCCGACCATCAGGGAGACGCAACTCGAACTCCCGGCGGGCATCGTCGAGGACGGCGAATCGTTCACGACGGCCGCGGCGCGAGAACTGCAGGAGGAGACGGGCTTCGCTCCGGACTCGACGGCGCTGCTCGACGACTTCTGGACCTGCACCGGCGTCCTGCGGCACCGCCGCGGCATCGTCTTCGCCGAGGGCCTGACCCCCGCCGCCCGCGACCTCGACGGCAACGAGTTTCTCACCGTTCGAACCGTCCCCGTCGCCGACGCCCTCGACGTGGCCCGCGCCCCGCCGACCAACGACGCCACCATCGAGGGCGTGTTGCTCGCACGCGAGGAAGGCCTGTTGTAG
- a CDS encoding DUF502 domain-containing protein: MSGPDPRDRSRRLASTARETGGSIYDRTQQTLLTGIAITIPVIVTLYILTVVLDFISGALDPFIALLRWFGIIEQFERVRFVSLLIEVGVYPYVVDFFTEFVALIVLFLLVTTIGTVGRNRYGERLIDVFDFAITSIPGVGTVYKSFRRMGDVMLDEGGENFQDIKLVQCFEEDVYVLGFVTSESPETIETSTGHDDMVSMFLPLAPNPVTGGLLTYVPEKDVYDIDMTVEEGVRSILTSGVATGRGVEESTQLTMDDLKRVTDLDWRESIRTDDGDGESATDDE, from the coding sequence ATGTCCGGCCCGGACCCCCGCGACCGATCACGCCGGCTGGCCTCCACCGCCCGCGAGACGGGTGGGTCGATCTACGACCGCACCCAACAGACGTTGCTGACGGGCATCGCCATCACGATTCCGGTGATCGTGACGCTGTACATTCTCACCGTCGTCCTCGATTTCATCTCCGGCGCGCTCGACCCCTTCATCGCCCTGTTGCGGTGGTTCGGGATCATCGAACAGTTCGAGCGCGTCCGCTTCGTCAGCCTCCTGATCGAGGTGGGAGTCTACCCGTACGTCGTCGACTTCTTCACCGAATTCGTCGCGCTGATCGTCCTCTTCTTGCTCGTCACGACCATCGGGACGGTCGGGCGCAACCGCTACGGCGAGCGCCTCATCGACGTCTTCGATTTCGCCATCACGTCGATTCCGGGCGTCGGGACGGTGTACAAGAGCTTCCGACGGATGGGCGACGTGATGCTCGACGAGGGCGGCGAGAACTTTCAGGACATCAAACTCGTCCAGTGTTTCGAGGAGGACGTCTACGTCCTGGGATTCGTGACGAGCGAGTCGCCGGAGACCATCGAAACGTCGACCGGCCACGACGACATGGTGTCGATGTTTCTCCCGCTGGCGCCGAACCCGGTCACCGGTGGCCTCCTCACCTACGTCCCCGAGAAGGACGTCTACGACATCGACATGACCGTCGAGGAGGGGGTCCGGAGCATCCTCACGAGCGGCGTCGCCACCGGACGAGGGGTCGAAGAGTCGACACAACTCACGATGGACGACCTCAAGCGCGTCACCGACCTCGACTGGCGGGAGTCGATCCGAACCGACGACGGGGACGGGGAGTCGGCGACGGACGACGAGTGA
- a CDS encoding DUF5810 domain-containing protein, giving the protein MGHACPVCATPQRDAEHLANHLAFTAMLHGDAHEAWLDEHAPGWESEGVAELAPVVVEYAETVEYDEVFEDTVPEGDGHDHDHGHPPTGAAFDAGDADADADTQRVLAEARELTRAMLDDEDGDAADDDNKS; this is encoded by the coding sequence ATGGGACACGCCTGCCCGGTCTGTGCGACGCCCCAGCGCGACGCCGAGCATCTCGCGAACCACCTCGCCTTTACCGCCATGCTCCACGGCGACGCCCACGAGGCGTGGCTGGACGAACACGCCCCGGGGTGGGAGTCGGAGGGCGTCGCCGAACTCGCGCCGGTCGTCGTCGAGTACGCCGAGACGGTCGAGTACGACGAGGTGTTCGAGGATACGGTGCCCGAGGGCGACGGGCACGACCACGACCACGGGCACCCCCCGACCGGCGCCGCGTTCGACGCCGGCGACGCCGACGCCGACGCCGACACCCAGCGCGTCCTCGCGGAGGCCCGCGAGCTGACGCGGGCGATGCTGGACGACGAGGACGGCGACGCCGCGGACGACGATAACAAGTCGTAA
- a CDS encoding COG1361 family protein: MSDRALVVLAVAVVLATSAVPLGAGVASAESQVVVQSVAVDPSTPRVGEDVTVTATIRNFESSSDAARINQVSLRAGSRTLATARDLGTLGSGGTVELPLTTDFETPGRKDLTLHVYGQGIGGGIFNVQYPVSVSVNERDSDVQLSLETPNDPSTEGQVNVTVANGAPSNVSNLRLTLSGPNATVDDASRVNASLGSGRERRVEFDVTFDGPGAQPLTASLSYRDADGDRRTVVESRTFDVDPPDVDAELDAEVVRENGTARIDAELTNFGNVPLEGVRLRADADGETVARKLVADVGTESTRELSIGESSLPAGDVTLIASYEAAGERYETTTTVDFAPTTDGNISLTGIEVIPAGGAIRLAGSASNTGETAVTGAVVSVVGTERVTPVSPAKNYFVGNVPAGEFTSFELTARLAGNRTDTVPIRISYIADGEGYTRVVDVTITDGAVGASQGGPEPDGPPGGGGFLGLGRIDVVGLLLRLALVVAVGGGAFYWWQRRGTDE; the protein is encoded by the coding sequence ATGTCTGATCGGGCGCTCGTCGTCCTCGCCGTCGCCGTCGTCCTGGCGACGAGTGCGGTGCCGCTCGGCGCCGGCGTCGCGTCGGCGGAGAGTCAGGTCGTCGTCCAGTCGGTCGCCGTCGACCCGTCGACGCCCCGCGTCGGCGAGGACGTGACCGTCACCGCGACGATACGGAACTTCGAGAGCAGCAGCGACGCGGCACGGATCAACCAGGTGTCGCTCCGCGCCGGGAGTCGAACCCTCGCGACCGCCAGGGATCTCGGGACGCTCGGTTCCGGCGGCACGGTCGAACTCCCGCTCACCACGGACTTCGAGACGCCGGGGCGGAAGGATCTCACCCTCCACGTCTACGGGCAGGGCATCGGCGGCGGCATCTTCAACGTCCAGTATCCCGTGTCAGTGTCGGTCAACGAACGCGACAGCGACGTCCAGCTCTCCCTGGAGACGCCGAACGACCCCTCGACCGAGGGGCAGGTGAACGTCACCGTCGCCAACGGCGCCCCATCCAACGTCTCCAACCTCCGACTCACGCTGTCGGGACCGAACGCCACCGTCGACGACGCCAGCCGCGTGAACGCGTCGCTGGGAAGCGGCCGCGAGCGCCGCGTCGAGTTCGACGTGACCTTCGACGGTCCCGGCGCCCAGCCGCTCACCGCGTCGCTGTCGTACCGCGACGCCGACGGCGACCGGCGGACGGTCGTCGAATCGCGCACGTTCGACGTCGACCCGCCCGACGTGGACGCCGAACTCGACGCGGAGGTGGTCCGGGAAAACGGCACCGCCCGCATCGACGCCGAACTCACCAACTTCGGGAACGTCCCCCTGGAAGGGGTGCGCCTCCGCGCCGACGCGGACGGCGAGACGGTCGCGCGAAAACTCGTCGCGGACGTGGGGACGGAGTCGACCCGCGAACTGTCCATCGGCGAGTCGAGTCTGCCGGCCGGCGACGTGACCCTGATCGCGAGCTACGAGGCCGCCGGCGAGCGCTACGAGACGACGACGACCGTCGACTTCGCGCCGACGACCGACGGCAACATCTCGCTGACGGGGATCGAAGTGATTCCGGCCGGCGGGGCGATCAGACTCGCCGGCAGCGCCTCGAACACCGGCGAGACGGCCGTGACCGGTGCCGTCGTGAGCGTCGTCGGCACCGAGCGCGTGACGCCGGTGTCGCCGGCGAAAAACTACTTCGTCGGCAACGTGCCGGCGGGCGAGTTCACGTCGTTCGAGTTGACGGCGCGACTGGCGGGCAACCGGACCGACACGGTGCCCATCCGGATCAGCTACATCGCCGACGGCGAGGGGTACACCCGGGTCGTCGACGTGACGATAACCGACGGTGCCGTCGGGGCGTCGCAGGGCGGCCCGGAGCCGGACGGTCCCCCCGGTGGGGGCGGCTTCCTCGGTCTCGGCCGCATCGACGTGGTCGGCCTCCTCCTCCGCCTCGCCCTCGTCGTTGCCGTGGGCGGCGGCGCGTTCTACTGGTGGCAACGCCGCGGTACCGACGAATGA